A stretch of the uncultured Desulfobacter sp. genome encodes the following:
- a CDS encoding GntR family transcriptional regulator, translating to MLKYQNISTSILEFLRRQIVSGKIQGGERLIENKLSVELGVSRPPLRETFRILQNESLVRTIPRIGTFVTELSSSDFNQICDLRIMVECFAVQQLKSIEKKELPELKKIVETQNLVQIPKKFVDDEQKYTLFWKFANFHLQLVESANNSYLTHWYRGLSSNIARYQYLFFFQPGAIAKDLKDHTKMLALIQSGQLDEAENLLKAHLEYQRIKLMKTLSRVEKADMNVKAH from the coding sequence ATGCTGAAGTACCAAAATATTTCAACAAGCATCCTTGAATTTTTAAGGCGGCAGATTGTGTCTGGAAAGATTCAAGGCGGTGAACGCCTCATCGAAAATAAATTGTCCGTCGAACTTGGCGTTAGTCGACCGCCTTTAAGAGAAACCTTTCGCATCCTTCAAAATGAAAGCCTGGTTAGAACCATACCCCGCATTGGTACTTTTGTAACTGAGTTAAGCAGTTCGGATTTCAATCAGATATGTGACCTTCGCATAATGGTGGAATGTTTTGCTGTTCAGCAGTTAAAAAGCATTGAAAAAAAAGAACTGCCTGAATTGAAAAAAATAGTTGAAACCCAAAACTTGGTTCAGATTCCTAAAAAATTTGTTGATGATGAACAAAAATACACATTGTTCTGGAAGTTTGCCAACTTTCATCTTCAACTGGTTGAATCTGCAAACAATTCCTATCTCACGCATTGGTACAGGGGATTATCCTCAAACATTGCACGCTACCAGTATCTTTTTTTCTTCCAGCCAGGCGCCATCGCCAAAGATCTGAAAGACCATACCAAGATGCTGGCGTTGATTCAATCAGGCCAATTAGATGAAGCTGAAAATCTATTGAAAGCGCACTTGGAATACCAGCGCATAAAGCTGATGAAAACCTTAAGCCGGGTTGAAAAGGCAGATATGAATGTAAAAGCACATTAA
- the dctP gene encoding TRAP transporter substrate-binding protein DctP, whose protein sequence is MKRKSMQICLILALLLIGTSMVCAKEKMIRWKYNSLWPVGIGLYEGDKYFCDTVNRLSNGRLKIKLYPSGQLLPGYQNLDAVKKGTIQCAGDFGSYWVGKNTAFDILATTPMGMTWIDYMLWIYHGGGQALYDELYGQHGCKWLLQNFTPIEAGIRTHKPIRTLEDYKGLRLRMGSLFGQKILQKLGASPVLLDGSEVYESVARKVVDGAEFSIATVDWTLGFQNITKYWNAPAWYQTAIVLGVIVNQNAWNELPDDLKDVVTQASRATTAYMSSWFEYGNIKATKDFLAAGTEITHLDDDSMKKISAIISEVMAEEAEKNPDFKKILASQIKFMKDFAPVRNYEAPFTFGTNSVSLPELK, encoded by the coding sequence ATGAAAAGGAAGTCAATGCAGATTTGTCTGATCCTGGCACTGCTGTTAATCGGAACGTCAATGGTGTGTGCCAAAGAAAAGATGATTCGATGGAAGTACAATTCTTTGTGGCCGGTGGGCATCGGACTCTATGAAGGAGATAAGTATTTTTGTGATACGGTCAATCGTTTGAGTAACGGCCGCTTGAAAATTAAATTATATCCTTCAGGACAGTTACTGCCCGGATACCAGAATCTGGACGCCGTGAAAAAAGGAACAATTCAATGTGCCGGTGATTTTGGTTCTTACTGGGTGGGTAAAAACACCGCCTTTGACATTCTTGCCACAACCCCCATGGGCATGACCTGGATAGACTACATGCTCTGGATTTATCATGGGGGAGGCCAGGCACTTTATGATGAACTCTATGGACAACATGGCTGTAAGTGGCTGCTCCAAAATTTTACCCCCATTGAAGCCGGCATCCGAACCCACAAACCCATCCGGACCCTCGAGGATTATAAGGGACTGCGCCTGCGCATGGGCAGTCTTTTCGGCCAAAAAATTCTTCAAAAATTAGGCGCCTCCCCGGTGCTGCTGGACGGCAGCGAGGTATACGAGTCCGTAGCCCGTAAAGTCGTTGACGGCGCTGAATTCAGCATTGCCACAGTGGACTGGACCCTTGGGTTTCAAAATATTACCAAATACTGGAATGCCCCGGCATGGTATCAGACAGCGATTGTACTGGGTGTGATCGTGAACCAGAATGCCTGGAACGAGCTACCTGATGATTTAAAAGATGTGGTCACCCAGGCCTCCCGGGCAACCACAGCCTACATGAGTTCCTGGTTTGAATACGGCAATATTAAGGCAACCAAGGATTTTCTGGCCGCAGGCACTGAAATCACCCATTTAGACGACGACTCGATGAAAAAAATCTCAGCCATTATTAGTGAAGTGATGGCCGAAGAAGCTGAAAAAAACCCGGATTTCAAAAAAATCCTGGCTTCACAAATTAAATTCATGAAAGATTTTGCACCGGTTCGCAACTATGAGGCACCATTTACTTTTGGTACAAATTCGGTTTCCTTGCCGGAATTAAAGTAA